The DNA sequence GGAAGCTCCTTCTTCAGCCGCATGACAGAATAGTGATTCCCGTCCGTCACATCCTCCACTGCATCGGTGCGCATGCTGAGGGCACCCACCTTCATCCCGGCAAAGCTCCCCGTAAGCCTGCCTCCTCCAAGAATGGGAACCTGTGTTCCGCCTTCACTGATACCGATGCGGCGGCTGAAAAACATTTCAATGTCAGGCCCGAAAAAAGTGCCTCCCTCACCGACTGAAAAAAGGCCCGCATTTTCCAGGAAGAACGCTCGCTTTTCCGGAAAGAAAAGGCTGAAACGGTCCAGGTTAATCTGCTGTTCATCAGCCTCTACCTGGGCAAAATCGGTGTTGTAGGTCATATCCAAAGTGAGGCTGGATGTCACACCAAACTTTACATCCATGCCAAAATCACCGTCGTTGACAGTGGAGGATTCTTCTCCTTCATGCTTGTTTTGCTGACCCAAAGCATATGGCATTATTTTCAGGTTTCGAGGGATAGGGACATTCATACCTGTTAGGGTTCCCGCCGATACCAGACGGTTCATGGTAAATTGCCTTGGGATGGGGGCCCAGTGAACCTCTTCCTGTTTTCTTGCCACAACCCGTTGAAAATTGATTCCCCACGCCTGATCTTTTTCTATTTTATATCTCAGAGTTTTAAAAGGGATGGCAAATTCAGCGCTCCAACCGTAATCACCGATTTCTGTTTTCACCTGCCACACCGCATCCCAGTTCACGTTATATCCGCCACCAGTGCCTATGGAAAAACGTCTGGTCATGGCACCCTCTTCACCACCACCAGTGATCTGGGCATCATATTCTGTGCCGGCTGCATTGGTCCCAAAGACATAACCGTTCTGATAATCTTTAAAGGTATCAAGGAGGAACATGAAACTGTCCATGTTGTTCAGTGTTGCGTCCCTCCGGGTATCCGATATGATGATCCCGTCAGATTCGGTGTCGTAGCAGACCACGGACAGATAAAAGAATTCATCTGAATACATCACCTTAACAATGGTGTTTTCAGTTGCTGACTGACCCTCATCAGGTGCTTTCTGCGTGAATTTTTCCACCACAGGCAACCCCTCCCAAGCCGGGTCGTTTAGCACATCACCATCAATGACAGGATCAGACTGCACTTTCACCGCATTGGTGACATAGTCCGGATTCTGACCAAAACAGAAAGAGTACAATAATACAGGTACACACCACTTAGCCAAATTTTTCATAATTGCGTCAATCTAGTTTGAATATTCAGTTTTCCGCATTTACTGTGGCGTGACCCGCAACTCAGGAACCTAAAGTGGGCTCAGGTACCTTATTTCGGCGGCAATTTATCTCGGAAAGAGACGGACATCAAACGGTATAATTGAACATTATCAACCAGGTCATTTCCTGGCGTATCGCTTAGAAATATTATTTT is a window from the Candidatus Neomarinimicrobiota bacterium genome containing:
- a CDS encoding hydrolase; the encoded protein is MKNLAKWCVPVLLYSFCFGQNPDYVTNAVKVQSDPVIDGDVLNDPAWEGLPVVEKFTQKAPDEGQSATENTIVKVMYSDEFFYLSVVCYDTESDGIIISDTRRDATLNNMDSFMFLLDTFKDYQNGYVFGTNAAGTEYDAQITGGGEEGAMTRRFSIGTGGGYNVNWDAVWQVKTEIGDYGWSAEFAIPFKTLRYKIEKDQAWGINFQRVVARKQEEVHWAPIPRQFTMNRLVSAGTLTGMNVPIPRNLKIMPYALGQQNKHEGEESSTVNDGDFGMDVKFGVTSSLTLDMTYNTDFAQVEADEQQINLDRFSLFFPEKRAFFLENAGLFSVGEGGTFFGPDIEMFFSRRIGISEGGTQVPILGGGRLTGSFAGMKVGALSMRTDAVEDVTDGNHYSVMRLKKELP